One Thioclava electrotropha DNA segment encodes these proteins:
- the glyS gene encoding glycine--tRNA ligase subunit beta, which translates to MPDLLIELFSEEIPARMQPKAREDLKKLITDGVVEAGLTYASAGAFSTPRRLTLTVEGLTANSPTLREERKGPRTDAPEKAIEGFLRSTGLSMDQLEARDDKKGQVYFAVIEKPGRPATEIVAEVLEKTIRNFPWPKSMRWGEGSLRWVRPLHSILAILTDEASATVVPLDVDGIKAGDTTRGHRFMAPDVLQVSGYESYAKQLKTAKVMLDPNERAEAIDHDAAQMAFAKGWEVVPDKGLLAEVSGLVEWPVTLMGEIDGEFLDLPPEVLQTSMKEHQKFFSVKNPKTARIEGFVTVANRETADHGATILAGNQKVLSARLSDAKFFWENDLRTVQAHGLEGMGAGLDAVTFHNKLGSQGDRIRRIESLAREIAPLVGAKPDLTAEAARVAKSDLRSEMVYEFPELQGVMGRYYAQKAGLSDAVADACRDHYAPLGPSDDVPSEPVSVAVALADKIDTLTGFWAIDEKPTGSKDPFALRRAALGVIRLVLSNGLRLSLLGDAINVSNTVLTTTLNLSLTDGRARQADLLSFFHDRLKVHLRDAGIRHDVIDAVLAMPGSDDLTLVVKRAEALSDFFKTDDGENLIQGFKRANNILTQAEEKDGVEYSFGADPKFAETDEEKALFAALDAAEAKIAPAMADEDFAAAMSAMADLRAPIDAFFEAVQINADNPILRRNRLNLLSRIRQICLDVADLTKIEG; encoded by the coding sequence ATGCCCGATCTTCTGATTGAACTGTTCTCCGAAGAAATCCCTGCGCGGATGCAGCCCAAGGCCCGCGAGGATCTGAAGAAACTGATTACCGATGGCGTGGTCGAGGCGGGTCTGACCTATGCCTCCGCCGGCGCTTTCTCGACCCCGCGCCGCCTGACGCTGACCGTCGAGGGGCTGACCGCGAATTCGCCGACGCTCCGCGAAGAGCGCAAGGGCCCGCGCACCGATGCGCCGGAGAAGGCGATCGAGGGCTTCCTGCGCTCGACCGGGCTGAGCATGGATCAGCTCGAGGCGCGCGACGACAAGAAGGGGCAGGTCTATTTCGCGGTGATCGAAAAGCCCGGCCGCCCCGCGACCGAGATCGTGGCCGAGGTGCTGGAGAAAACGATCCGCAACTTCCCCTGGCCGAAATCGATGCGCTGGGGCGAGGGCAGCTTGCGCTGGGTGCGCCCGCTGCATTCGATCCTCGCGATCCTGACCGACGAGGCCAGCGCGACCGTCGTGCCGCTCGACGTGGACGGCATAAAGGCGGGCGACACCACGCGCGGCCACCGCTTCATGGCGCCCGACGTGCTTCAGGTCTCGGGCTACGAGAGCTACGCCAAGCAGTTGAAAACCGCCAAGGTCATGCTCGACCCCAATGAGCGTGCCGAGGCGATCGACCACGATGCCGCGCAGATGGCCTTCGCCAAGGGCTGGGAAGTGGTGCCGGACAAGGGTCTTCTGGCCGAGGTCTCGGGCCTCGTCGAATGGCCCGTCACGCTGATGGGCGAGATCGACGGCGAATTTCTCGACCTGCCGCCCGAGGTGCTGCAGACCTCGATGAAAGAGCATCAGAAATTCTTCTCGGTGAAGAACCCCAAGACCGCCCGGATCGAAGGCTTCGTGACCGTCGCCAACCGCGAGACCGCCGATCACGGCGCGACCATCCTCGCGGGCAACCAGAAGGTACTCTCGGCGCGTCTGTCGGATGCCAAGTTCTTCTGGGAAAACGACCTGCGCACCGTTCAGGCCCACGGGCTCGAAGGGATGGGCGCGGGGCTCGATGCCGTGACCTTCCATAACAAGCTGGGCTCGCAGGGCGACCGCATCCGCCGCATCGAAAGCCTCGCGCGTGAAATCGCGCCTCTGGTCGGCGCGAAGCCCGACCTCACCGCCGAGGCCGCCCGCGTCGCCAAATCCGATCTGCGCTCGGAAATGGTCTATGAATTCCCCGAACTGCAGGGCGTCATGGGTCGCTACTACGCGCAAAAGGCGGGGCTGTCCGACGCCGTCGCCGATGCCTGCCGCGACCACTACGCGCCGCTTGGTCCGTCCGACGATGTGCCGTCCGAGCCCGTCTCGGTCGCCGTTGCGCTCGCCGACAAGATCGACACGCTGACCGGCTTCTGGGCGATCGACGAGAAACCCACGGGGAGCAAAGACCCCTTCGCACTGCGTCGCGCGGCGCTGGGCGTTATTCGGCTGGTGCTGAGCAATGGGCTGCGGCTGTCGCTGCTCGGCGACGCGATTAACGTTTCGAACACGGTTCTAACCACGACCTTGAATCTTTCGTTGACCGATGGGCGCGCTCGACAAGCCGACCTCCTCTCCTTCTTCCACGACCGCCTCAAGGTCCACCTGCGCGATGCGGGTATCCGTCACGACGTGATCGACGCCGTGCTCGCCATGCCGGGCAGCGACGATCTCACCCTCGTGGTGAAGCGGGCCGAGGCGCTGTCGGACTTCTTCAAGACCGACGATGGCGAGAACCTGATCCAGGGCTTCAAGCGCGCGAACAACATTCTCACGCAGGCCGAGGAAAAGGACGGGGTGGAATACAGCTTCGGTGCTGATCCGAAATTCGCGGAAACCGACGAGGAAAAGGCCCTCTTCGCCGCGCTCGACGCCGCCGAAGCCAAGATCGCCCCGGCGATGGCAGACGAAGATTTCGCCGCCGCGATGTCCGCGATGGCCGACCTGCGCGCGCCGATCGACGCCTTCTTCGAAGCGGTGCAGATCAACGCCGACAACCCGATCCTGCGGCGCAACCGTCTCAACCTGCTTTCGCGCATCCGGCAGATCTGTCTCGATGTGGCCGACCTCACCAAGATCGAAGGCTGA
- a CDS encoding dihydroneopterin aldolase, whose protein sequence is MSSDISLAFSHPEARAAASAPTDPRDRISLRDHVVEADIGAFQQERGHTQRLQFNVVVEVRPTPEPLEDDVDRILSYDRITEAIAAELAEERVNLLETLAAGVAERILASPQAMRVFVRIEKLDRGPGALGVEIVRSRASVPVKSVDESGVEESLHPVVAYLSNAAIDAPDLAARLDVLQETGHPVILAVGLPDGAVPESGQGPTQRRIDLLAIEQNAWRLAARDPRCVVVATRTEIDWAMRHGQMVVWAPSKIVLDATDGPKSPARDAMALALWLAEQMAATRLEVHGTVSAPAGSRVPVETRPL, encoded by the coding sequence ATGAGTTCCGATATTTCCCTCGCCTTTTCGCATCCCGAAGCGCGGGCGGCGGCCTCTGCGCCGACTGACCCCCGGGATCGCATCTCGCTGCGCGACCATGTGGTGGAGGCCGATATCGGTGCCTTCCAGCAGGAGCGCGGACATACGCAGCGCCTGCAATTCAACGTGGTGGTGGAGGTGCGGCCCACGCCGGAGCCGCTCGAAGACGATGTGGATCGCATTCTCTCCTATGACCGGATCACCGAGGCGATCGCGGCGGAATTGGCGGAAGAGCGGGTGAACCTGCTGGAGACGCTCGCAGCCGGCGTGGCAGAGCGTATCCTCGCCAGCCCGCAGGCGATGCGCGTCTTCGTACGGATCGAAAAGCTCGACCGCGGCCCCGGCGCGCTTGGCGTCGAGATCGTGCGCTCCCGCGCCTCCGTGCCGGTGAAAAGCGTGGACGAGAGTGGGGTGGAGGAAAGCCTGCACCCGGTCGTCGCCTATCTGTCGAACGCGGCCATCGACGCGCCGGACCTCGCGGCGCGGCTAGACGTGCTGCAGGAGACGGGCCATCCCGTGATCCTTGCCGTGGGGCTGCCCGACGGCGCCGTGCCCGAAAGCGGGCAGGGGCCCACGCAGCGCCGCATCGACCTTCTCGCGATCGAGCAGAACGCCTGGCGGCTCGCTGCGCGCGATCCGCGCTGCGTTGTGGTTGCCACCCGCACCGAGATCGACTGGGCGATGCGCCACGGCCAGATGGTCGTCTGGGCGCCCTCCAAGATCGTGCTGGACGCGACCGACGGCCCGAAAAGCCCCGCGCGCGACGCGATGGCGCTGGCGCTGTGGCTGGCCGAGCAGATGGCCGCGACCCGGCTGGAAGTTCACGGGACTGTTTCAGCCCCGGCAGGAAGCCGCGTGCCGGTCGAGACGCGCCCGCTCTGA
- the ilvC gene encoding ketol-acid reductoisomerase, with product MRVYYDRDCDVNLIKDKKVAILGYGSQGHAHALNLRDSGAKNVAVALRDGSPSKAKAEAEGLQVMGIAEAAAWCDVIMFTMPDELQAETYKKYVHDNLKDGSAIAFAHGLNVHFGLIEPKPGIDVIMMAPKGPGHTVRGEYTKGGGVPCLFAVENDATGKAQDIALSYCSAIGGGRSGIIETNFRQECETDLFGEQAVLCGGLVELIRMGFETLVEAGYEPEMAYFECLHEVKLIVDLIYEGGIANMNYSISNTAEYGEYVSGPRILPYEETKKRMKDVLTDIQTGKFVRDFMQENAVGQPFFKATRRINDEHEIEQVGEKLRAMMPWISKGKMVDKSRN from the coding sequence ATGCGCGTCTATTACGATCGCGATTGCGATGTGAACCTGATCAAGGACAAGAAAGTCGCCATTCTGGGCTACGGCTCGCAGGGCCACGCCCACGCGCTGAACCTGCGCGACTCGGGCGCGAAGAACGTGGCCGTTGCGCTGCGAGACGGCTCGCCCTCGAAAGCGAAAGCCGAAGCCGAAGGCCTGCAGGTAATGGGTATCGCCGAAGCAGCTGCCTGGTGCGACGTGATCATGTTCACCATGCCCGACGAACTTCAGGCCGAGACCTACAAGAAGTATGTCCATGACAACCTGAAAGACGGCTCGGCGATCGCGTTCGCTCACGGCCTGAACGTGCATTTCGGCCTGATCGAGCCGAAGCCCGGCATCGACGTGATCATGATGGCGCCGAAAGGCCCGGGTCACACCGTGCGTGGCGAATACACCAAGGGCGGCGGCGTGCCCTGCCTCTTCGCGGTCGAAAACGACGCGACCGGCAAGGCGCAGGACATCGCGCTGAGCTACTGCTCGGCCATCGGTGGCGGCCGCTCGGGCATCATCGAGACCAACTTCCGTCAGGAATGCGAAACCGACCTGTTCGGCGAGCAAGCGGTTCTCTGCGGCGGCCTCGTCGAGCTGATCCGCATGGGCTTCGAGACCCTCGTGGAAGCCGGTTACGAGCCGGAAATGGCCTATTTCGAGTGCCTGCACGAAGTGAAGCTGATCGTCGACCTGATCTATGAAGGCGGCATCGCGAACATGAACTACTCGATCTCGAACACCGCCGAATATGGCGAGTATGTCTCGGGTCCGCGCATCCTCCCCTACGAGGAAACCAAGAAGCGCATGAAGGACGTCCTCACCGACATCCAGACCGGCAAATTCGTGCGTGACTTCATGCAGGAAAACGCCGTCGGCCAGCCCTTCTTCAAGGCGACCCGTCGCATCAACGACGAGCACGAAATCGAGCAAGTCGGCGAGAAGCTGCGCGCCATGATGCCCTGGATCTCCAAGGGCAAGATGGTCGACAAGTCGCGCAACTGA
- a CDS encoding putative PEP-binding protein, translating into MQKPVENADFVTLTPTASVDKARHGWRAKCLQRLIRLDLPVPKTVALPAETVRAIASGQVFDMAAIADCFGPQMLVSVRPSPENPEWGGPGTVLNVGMNDDMHAVLSNTHGSEAADALYLRFVQLYSIHVARLDPDMFQQEPGPGALEAALDAYEEETDERFPQSGAQQLAEVLRSMARAWEGTTARLLRQAKGAPPDAVLGLLVQEMALGIGPGLSGSGTMQFVDSVTGAPQITGRFRGQSQGRTSAVETLYLTRDPRGASLEEADGRVFDTLKDYGARCRVKLREEMQIEFTIESGKVHVIDAVRVPRSSRAAVRIAVALANDDVISREDALLRVEPRAITELLHYQVDPRAPRDVLARGIAASPGAATGKIVFSAAAAQASAARDEPCILVRRETSPEDIRGMHAAVAVLTERGGMTSHAAVIARGLGLPCIVGAEIEINSRERQFRGPKGRLFREGDTITLDGTNGEVLVGTAEMLAPALDDGFRTLLSWADLVRDIGIRANADTPEDARTALMFEADGIGLCRTEHMFFDEDRLTVMREMIFADGPEDRRAALDRLLPMQRDDFGALFELMKGEPVCIRLFDPPLHEFLPHDREGMRELAEALDRPLSEVTRRVEALSEFNPMLGMRGVRLGVTVPEIYDMQARAIFEATVEALRRGAEVVPEIMIPLVSASREVEIVKTRVDAVAAAVRTETKEDFTYRLGVMVETPRAALRAGEIAEHAAFLSFGTNDLTQMTYGLSRDDAGRFMSTYVNQQVYSEDPFHILDVEGVGELLLIGAARGRSARPDVTISVCGEHGGNPESIAFCRAAGFDYVSCSPFRVPVARLAAAHFALLAPRGRSFP; encoded by the coding sequence ATGCAGAAACCCGTTGAAAACGCTGATTTTGTGACCCTTACGCCCACGGCGTCGGTCGATAAGGCGCGTCACGGCTGGCGTGCGAAATGCCTTCAGCGGCTGATCCGGCTCGACCTTCCCGTCCCGAAAACCGTCGCTCTGCCCGCCGAAACGGTGCGCGCGATCGCGTCGGGACAGGTTTTCGACATGGCCGCGATCGCGGATTGCTTCGGGCCGCAGATGCTGGTCTCGGTGCGGCCGAGCCCGGAAAATCCCGAATGGGGCGGGCCGGGCACGGTGCTCAATGTCGGCATGAATGACGACATGCATGCGGTGCTGTCGAATACCCATGGGAGTGAGGCCGCCGATGCGCTTTATTTGCGCTTCGTTCAGCTTTACTCGATCCATGTCGCGCGGCTCGATCCGGACATGTTTCAGCAGGAGCCAGGGCCGGGTGCACTGGAAGCCGCGCTCGACGCCTATGAAGAGGAAACCGACGAGCGGTTCCCGCAATCGGGCGCCCAGCAGCTGGCCGAGGTGCTGCGCTCCATGGCGCGGGCCTGGGAGGGCACGACGGCGCGGCTGCTGCGTCAGGCCAAAGGCGCGCCGCCCGATGCGGTGCTGGGGCTTCTGGTGCAGGAGATGGCGCTGGGGATCGGGCCGGGCCTGTCGGGCTCGGGCACGATGCAATTCGTCGATAGCGTGACCGGGGCTCCGCAGATCACCGGGCGGTTCCGCGGCCAGAGCCAAGGCCGCACCAGCGCGGTCGAGACGCTTTATCTCACGCGCGATCCGCGCGGGGCCTCGCTCGAAGAGGCGGATGGCCGCGTCTTCGACACGCTGAAGGATTACGGCGCGCGCTGCCGGGTGAAGCTGCGCGAAGAGATGCAGATCGAGTTCACCATCGAAAGCGGCAAGGTCCATGTGATCGACGCGGTGCGGGTGCCGCGCTCGTCGCGGGCTGCCGTGCGCATCGCGGTGGCGCTGGCCAACGACGATGTGATCTCGCGCGAGGATGCGCTGCTCCGGGTCGAGCCGCGCGCGATCACGGAGCTTTTGCACTATCAGGTCGATCCGCGTGCGCCGCGCGACGTGCTGGCGCGCGGGATCGCGGCGTCTCCGGGGGCGGCGACGGGCAAGATCGTGTTCTCTGCGGCGGCCGCGCAGGCCTCTGCGGCGCGGGACGAACCCTGCATCCTCGTGCGTCGCGAAACCTCTCCCGAAGATATCCGCGGGATGCATGCCGCTGTCGCCGTGCTGACCGAACGCGGCGGGATGACTTCCCACGCGGCGGTGATCGCGCGCGGTCTGGGCCTGCCCTGCATCGTCGGCGCCGAGATCGAGATCAACAGCCGCGAGCGTCAGTTCCGCGGTCCCAAGGGACGGCTGTTCCGCGAGGGCGACACGATCACGCTCGACGGGACCAATGGCGAGGTGCTGGTGGGGACGGCAGAGATGCTCGCGCCCGCGCTGGATGACGGGTTCCGCACGCTTCTGAGCTGGGCCGATCTGGTGCGCGATATCGGTATCCGCGCCAATGCCGACACGCCGGAGGATGCACGCACCGCGCTGATGTTCGAGGCGGACGGGATCGGCTTGTGCCGGACCGAGCATATGTTCTTCGACGAAGACCGTCTGACGGTGATGCGCGAGATGATCTTCGCCGATGGACCGGAAGATCGCCGTGCAGCACTCGACCGGCTGCTGCCGATGCAGCGGGACGATTTCGGGGCTCTGTTCGAACTGATGAAGGGGGAGCCGGTCTGCATCCGTCTCTTCGACCCGCCGCTGCACGAATTCCTGCCGCATGACCGCGAGGGGATGCGTGAACTGGCCGAGGCGCTGGACCGTCCGCTGTCCGAGGTCACGCGCCGGGTAGAGGCCCTGTCCGAGTTCAACCCGATGCTGGGGATGCGTGGCGTGCGCTTGGGCGTGACTGTGCCCGAGATCTACGACATGCAGGCCCGCGCGATCTTCGAGGCCACAGTGGAGGCGCTCCGCCGTGGCGCCGAGGTGGTGCCGGAGATCATGATCCCGCTCGTTTCCGCCTCGCGCGAGGTGGAGATCGTGAAAACCCGGGTCGATGCGGTTGCCGCCGCCGTGCGCACCGAGACCAAGGAAGACTTCACCTACCGCCTCGGCGTGATGGTGGAGACGCCCCGTGCGGCCCTGCGCGCCGGTGAGATCGCCGAACACGCGGCCTTCCTGTCCTTCGGGACCAATGACCTTACTCAGATGACCTACGGGCTCTCCCGCGACGATGCGGGCCGCTTCATGTCGACCTATGTGAACCAGCAGGTCTATAGCGAAGACCCGTTCCATATCCTCGACGTCGAAGGGGTAGGGGAGTTGCTGCTGATCGGGGCCGCGCGCGGACGCTCCGCCCGGCCCGATGTCACGATCTCGGTCTGCGGCGAACATGGCGGAAACCCCGAATCAATCGCCTTCTGCCGGGCCGCGGGATTCGATTATGTCTCCTGTTCGCCTTTCCGGGTGCCGGTCGCTCGTCTCGCCGCTGCCCATTTCGCACTCCTTGCGCCGCGCGGTCGATCTTTTCCCTAG
- a CDS encoding cell wall hydrolase: MSLLKSWTGGAAILLALAGGLRAEVTVSQSNDPTEVAEQGLMSVLWTERSAMSAIDKRRVTALTMAPERSKKHATLPEVLSAKWLAAQPAAKGGEQFQCLSQALYFEARGEGVKGQQAVAEVILNRVDDPRFPGSICGVVHQGNSRACQFSWYCDGRSDTVRNKGAYAEVAKVARAMIDGAPRSLTDGATYFHTRAVRPSWSRRFAKTASIGHHIFYANPVRTASN, encoded by the coding sequence ATGTCACTGCTGAAAAGCTGGACGGGGGGTGCTGCCATCCTCCTCGCCCTCGCCGGAGGCTTGCGTGCCGAAGTCACGGTAAGCCAGTCGAACGACCCCACTGAGGTCGCCGAACAAGGACTGATGTCGGTCCTGTGGACGGAGCGCTCCGCGATGAGCGCGATCGACAAACGACGCGTCACCGCGCTCACCATGGCGCCGGAACGCTCGAAAAAACATGCGACTCTGCCGGAAGTCCTTTCGGCCAAGTGGCTGGCCGCGCAACCCGCTGCCAAGGGTGGCGAGCAGTTCCAATGCCTCTCGCAGGCGCTTTACTTCGAAGCGCGTGGCGAAGGCGTGAAGGGCCAGCAGGCCGTCGCCGAGGTTATCCTGAACCGTGTCGACGATCCGCGCTTCCCGGGCTCGATCTGCGGCGTTGTCCATCAGGGCAATTCGCGCGCCTGCCAGTTCAGCTGGTATTGCGACGGTCGCTCCGACACCGTCCGCAACAAGGGCGCCTACGCCGAAGTCGCGAAAGTCGCCCGGGCGATGATCGATGGCGCGCCGCGCTCGCTGACCGACGGGGCGACCTACTTCCACACGCGCGCCGTGCGCCCGAGCTGGTCGCGCCGCTTCGCGAAAACCGCGTCGATCGGCCATCACATCTTCTACGCCAACCCGGTGCGCACCGCCTCGAACTGA
- the glmM gene encoding phosphoglucosamine mutase, producing MSRKLFGTDGVRGEANSGNMTAEMALKLGAAAGRYFRQDDSRGHRVVIGKDTRLSGYMFENALTAGLTSTGMNVLLLGPVPTPAVGYLTRSMRADMGIMISASHNPAKDNGIKFFGPDGFKLSDEAETEIEAMLDTDIRLARPENIGRAKRIDDGLGRYVEYAKTTFPKLRKPDLKVVVDCANGAAYRAAPAVLWELGCEVIPVGVSPDGRNINDGCGSTHVSTCAEAVVAHGADLGISLDGDADRVMIIDETGHVADGDQIMALFAKRWAESGQLSGGALVATVMSNLGLERFLEAEGLRLERTKVGDRYVVERMREGGFNLGGEQSGHIVMTDYATTGDGLMAGLQFLAAMVETGLRASDLVRQFETVPQMLKNVRYQAGQEPLSADNVAKAILDAETRLNGQGRLLIRKSGTEPLIRVMAECEDEGLLEATVDSIVAAVEAETA from the coding sequence ATGAGCAGGAAGCTTTTTGGCACCGATGGTGTCCGCGGCGAGGCCAATTCCGGCAACATGACCGCCGAGATGGCGCTGAAACTGGGCGCTGCGGCGGGCCGCTATTTCCGGCAGGACGACTCGCGCGGCCACCGCGTGGTGATCGGCAAGGACACGCGGCTCTCGGGCTACATGTTCGAGAACGCGCTGACGGCGGGTCTGACCTCGACGGGGATGAACGTTCTGCTGCTCGGCCCGGTGCCCACGCCCGCCGTGGGCTACCTGACCCGCTCGATGCGCGCGGACATGGGGATCATGATCTCCGCCAGCCACAACCCGGCCAAGGATAACGGGATCAAGTTCTTCGGTCCCGACGGGTTCAAGCTCAGCGACGAGGCCGAGACCGAGATCGAGGCGATGCTCGACACCGATATCCGCCTCGCGCGCCCCGAGAATATTGGCCGCGCCAAGCGGATCGACGACGGTCTGGGGCGCTATGTCGAATATGCCAAGACCACCTTCCCGAAACTGCGCAAGCCCGACCTGAAAGTGGTCGTCGATTGCGCCAATGGGGCGGCCTATCGGGCGGCGCCGGCGGTTCTGTGGGAGCTGGGCTGCGAAGTGATCCCGGTCGGCGTCTCGCCCGACGGGCGCAATATCAACGACGGCTGCGGCTCGACCCATGTCAGCACCTGCGCCGAGGCCGTGGTGGCCCATGGCGCCGATCTCGGGATCTCGCTCGACGGCGACGCGGACCGGGTGATGATCATCGACGAGACCGGCCATGTGGCCGATGGCGATCAGATCATGGCGCTGTTTGCGAAACGCTGGGCCGAGTCCGGTCAACTGTCCGGCGGCGCGCTGGTGGCGACCGTGATGTCTAACCTCGGTCTGGAGCGTTTTCTTGAGGCCGAGGGGCTGCGGCTCGAGCGCACCAAGGTCGGCGACCGCTACGTGGTCGAGCGGATGCGCGAAGGCGGCTTCAATCTGGGCGGCGAGCAATCGGGCCATATCGTTATGACCGATTACGCCACGACCGGCGACGGGCTGATGGCGGGGCTGCAGTTCCTCGCCGCGATGGTCGAGACCGGGCTGCGCGCCTCCGACCTCGTGCGGCAATTCGAGACCGTGCCGCAAATGTTGAAAAATGTAAGGTATCAGGCGGGGCAGGAGCCTCTGAGCGCCGATAATGTTGCAAAAGCGATATTGGACGCGGAGACCCGTCTGAACGGTCAGGGCCGTCTGCTGATCCGCAAATCCGGCACCGAGCCGCTGATCCGCGTGATGGCTGAATGCGAGGATGAGGGTCTGCTGGAAGCGACCGTCGACAGCATCGTCGCCGCCGTCGAGGCCGAAACCGCGTAA
- the folP gene encoding dihydropteroate synthase, producing MEKLYYRPVARTDSARPDTALTLAGGWCWFDEVEILRRDGEPEIIPAAHLPEEVMERLCNPRTPVAGITLDAPRIMGILNVTPDSFSDGGRFDVEDAAIERAVALRKMGADILDIGGESTRPGATEVEEDEEIARTAPVIAALRDADFDAPISIDTRKSLVADQALEAGAAMLNDVSAMEFDPAMVEVAQVSGAPICLMHAQGLPETMQDDPRYTDVLLDVYDYLEDRIALAEDYGIAREAIIADPGIGFGKTAQHNLALIRGLSLFHGLGCPVLLGVSRKRFIGAVGGAEEADSRAPGTLAVTLAGLDQGIQIHRVHDVAEIAQGIRLWDAIKRGFEE from the coding sequence ATGGAGAAGCTCTATTATCGACCCGTCGCCCGAACCGACTCCGCCCGTCCCGACACGGCCCTGACCCTCGCCGGGGGCTGGTGCTGGTTCGATGAGGTGGAGATTCTGCGCCGCGATGGCGAGCCCGAGATCATCCCCGCAGCCCATCTGCCCGAAGAGGTGATGGAGCGGCTGTGCAATCCGCGCACCCCGGTCGCCGGGATCACGCTCGATGCACCGCGGATCATGGGCATCCTGAATGTCACCCCCGACAGCTTCTCCGATGGCGGGCGCTTCGACGTCGAGGACGCCGCGATCGAGCGCGCCGTTGCGCTGCGCAAGATGGGCGCTGACATTCTCGATATCGGCGGCGAGTCGACCCGTCCCGGCGCCACGGAAGTCGAGGAAGACGAAGAGATCGCCCGCACCGCGCCCGTGATTGCGGCGCTGCGCGATGCCGATTTCGATGCGCCGATCTCCATCGATACCCGCAAGTCGCTGGTCGCCGATCAGGCGCTGGAGGCGGGGGCTGCGATGCTCAACGACGTCTCCGCGATGGAATTCGATCCGGCGATGGTCGAGGTCGCGCAGGTCTCCGGCGCACCGATCTGCCTGATGCATGCGCAGGGGCTGCCCGAGACGATGCAGGACGATCCGCGCTACACGGATGTTCTGCTCGACGTCTACGACTATCTCGAAGACCGCATCGCGCTGGCCGAGGATTACGGCATCGCGCGCGAGGCGATCATCGCCGATCCGGGTATCGGCTTCGGCAAGACCGCGCAGCACAATCTCGCCCTGATCCGCGGTCTCAGCTTGTTTCACGGGCTGGGCTGCCCCGTCCTGCTCGGCGTGTCGCGCAAACGCTTCATCGGGGCCGTGGGCGGCGCCGAGGAGGCCGATAGCCGCGCCCCCGGCACTTTGGCCGTGACGCTCGCCGGGCTCGATCAGGGCATTCAAATTCACCGCGTCCACGATGTGGCCGAGATCGCCCAAGGCATCCGGCTCTGGGACGCGATCAAAAGAGGTTTTGAGGAATGA